From Rutidosis leptorrhynchoides isolate AG116_Rl617_1_P2 chromosome 3, CSIRO_AGI_Rlap_v1, whole genome shotgun sequence, a single genomic window includes:
- the LOC139900838 gene encoding uncharacterized protein: protein MAWCCRSEGNITDLLARVCSKRETSPFSPSAALELPEITAAGNLSCRKLLGKIDSSRSDGHVRSCPSSLGAARSRRVRDFRVRIRVGSWNVGSLTSKSRELVETLLKSKVDILCVQETRWKGEEAVDIGDYKLWFSGSRVARNGVGIFIGPRHKDNIVGVGRCSDRIMSVRLVIQEESYMVICAYAPHAGLGEEEKSRFWESLDEVVRSCPADHRLLIGGDLNGHIGTISDGYAGVHGGFGYGVRNEEGRSILEFAVAHDLVVANSFFRKTEAQLATFHSGGHSTQIDYLLLRKGDLRTCRDCKALTTWTCSTQHRLLVMDLVPQRRVTRRGRPAQPRILWKNLNEEKAETFKASVLERVEAVMDTVTHGDADHMWNSFASTIRDVAKETLGVAVGTSRGHKSCRESWWISDEVQTKVALKQLRFRELVTCRDGTRDDRTRAEER, encoded by the exons ATGGCTTGGTGTTGCAG ATCTGAAGGTAACATAACGGATCTACTAGCGAGGGTTTGTAGTAAACGAGAAACCTCGCCATTTTCGCCGTCTGCTGCCTTGGAGCTGCCGGAAATCACTGCTGCCGGAAATCTCTCCTGCCGGAAACTCCTT GGTAAGATAGACTCTAGTCGTAGTGATGGTCACGTGAGGTCATGTCCTTCGAGCTTAGGGGCGGCTAGGTCTAGAAGGGTTAGAGATTTTCGTGTTAGGATTAGAGTAGGTAGTTGGAATGTAGGAAGTTTGACGAGCAAATCCCGTGAACTTGTAGAGACGTTACTTAAGAGTAAAGTGGACATATTGTGTGTTCAAGAGACCAGATGGAAGGGTGAAGAGGCGGTTGACATTGGTGACTACAAGTTGTGGTTTTCGGGTTCCAGAGTAGCTAGAAACGGGGTAGGGATCTTTATAGGGCCCCGTCATAAGGATAATATTGTGGGTGTGGGTAGGTgtagcgataggattatgtcggttaggtTAGTTATCCAGGAGGAGTCTTACATGGTTATTTGCGCTTACGCACCTCATGCTGGTTTAGGCGAAGAAGAAAAAAGTCGCTTTTGGGAATCGTTAGATGAAGTTGTGAGGAGTTGCCCCGCTGATCATCGATTACTTATTGGGGGAGACCTTAATGGACATATAGGAACGATTTCAGACGGATATGCGGGTGTCCATGGGGGCTTTGGGTACGGAGTTCGAAATGAAGAAGGACGCTCCATTCTCGAATTCGCTGTTGCCCACGATTTGGTTGTTGCAAACTCTTTCTTTAGGAAGACGGAAGCTCAGCTAGCAACCTTCCACAGTGGAGGTCATAGTACCCAGATTGATTATTTGCTGCTTCGCAAAGGGGACCTTAGGACCTGCAGAGACTGTAAAGCCCTGACTACCTGGACCTGTTCCACTCAACACAGACTTTTGGTCATGGACTTGGTTCCGCAGAGACGAGTTACTAGGAGAGGGAGACCCGCCCAACCTAGGATCCTTTGGAAGAATCTGAATGAAGAGAAAGCCGAAACTTTCAAAGCATCGGTTTTGGAAAGAGTAGAGGCAGTAATGGATACTGTTACTCATGGGGATGCAGATCATATGTGGAATAGTTTCGCATCAACTATTAGAGATGTCGCCAAGGAAACCTTAGGTGTGGCAGTAGGGACATCGAGAGGACACAAGTCTTGTAGAGAATCATGGTGGATTAGTGATGAGGTTCAAACCAAAGTCGCACTTAAGCAACTGAGGTTTAGGGAGCTCGTTACATGTCGGGACGGGACACGTGATGACAGAACTAGGGCAGAAGAAAG gtag
- the LOC139897238 gene encoding uncharacterized protein isoform X2, with amino-acid sequence MHTIRQTNGLAGFTKRSESEHDCFGTGHSSTTISTGLGLLLDVVRISGGGWKNEPEEVAGTENECNRSEEVLKSFGLDPTRFFRNIKGVKDVLTSVYKSITK; translated from the exons ATGCATACAATTAGACAGACAAATGGGTTGGCAGGGTTCACTAAACGCTCTGAAAGCGAGCATGATTGTTTTGGTACAGGTCATAGCTCAACCACCATTTCAACAGGGTTAG GTTTACTGCTCGACGTTGTACGAATCAGTGGTGGTGGCTGGAAAAATGAACCAGAGGAGGTGGCTGGAACGGAAAACGAATGCAACCGGTCAGAGGAG GTCTTGAAATCTTTTGGACTAGATCCTACAAGATTTTTTAGAAATATTAAG GGAGTTAAGGATGTGCTTACTTCCGTATACAAAAGCATCACCAAATAA
- the LOC139897238 gene encoding uncharacterized protein isoform X1, which produces MHTIRQTNGLAGFTKRSESEHDCFGTGHSSTTISTGLGLLLDVVRISGGGWKNEPEEVAGTENECNRSEEVLKSFGLDPTRFFRNIKVTSHAMINDRNNDMPSILLLLVVNTN; this is translated from the exons ATGCATACAATTAGACAGACAAATGGGTTGGCAGGGTTCACTAAACGCTCTGAAAGCGAGCATGATTGTTTTGGTACAGGTCATAGCTCAACCACCATTTCAACAGGGTTAG GTTTACTGCTCGACGTTGTACGAATCAGTGGTGGTGGCTGGAAAAATGAACCAGAGGAGGTGGCTGGAACGGAAAACGAATGCAACCGGTCAGAGGAG GTCTTGAAATCTTTTGGACTAGATCCTACAAGATTTTTTAGAAATATTAAG GTGACAAGTCATGCAATGATTAATGACAGAAATAATGATATGCCTTCTATTTTGTTATTGTTAGTTGTTAATACTAACTGA
- the LOC139897238 gene encoding uncharacterized protein isoform X3, which yields MHTIRQTNGLAGFTKRSESEHDCFGTGHSSTTISTGLGLLLDVVRISGGGWKNEPEEVAGTENECNRSEEVLKSFGLDPTRFFRNIKDVLTSVYKSITK from the exons ATGCATACAATTAGACAGACAAATGGGTTGGCAGGGTTCACTAAACGCTCTGAAAGCGAGCATGATTGTTTTGGTACAGGTCATAGCTCAACCACCATTTCAACAGGGTTAG GTTTACTGCTCGACGTTGTACGAATCAGTGGTGGTGGCTGGAAAAATGAACCAGAGGAGGTGGCTGGAACGGAAAACGAATGCAACCGGTCAGAGGAG GTCTTGAAATCTTTTGGACTAGATCCTACAAGATTTTTTAGAAATATTAAG GATGTGCTTACTTCCGTATACAAAAGCATCACCAAATAA